A window of Calditrichota bacterium genomic DNA:
TCTTTTTCGGAAAGAATGGGCTCTTTTACCGGCCAGTCGATAGCCAAATCAGGATCGTTCCAGAGGATGCCCCGTTCATCCTTGGGGGAATAATAGTCAGTACACTTGTACTCGAATTCCGCCACATCGCTGATCACGCAAAATCCGTGAGCAAACCCCACGGGAATGTACATCTGTTTTTTATTCTGAGCGGAAAGGGTTGTGCCAAACCACTTTCCGAATGTGGGCGAGCCAAAACGGATGTCCACCGCTACGTCGAACACCTCACCTACGACCACCCGTACCAATTTTCCCTGCCCGGGATTTACCTGGTAATGGAGCCCTCTGAGGGTGTTTTTGACGGAACGGGAGTGATTGTCCTGAACAAATGTCACGCTGATGCCGTGTTCAGCGTAGCGTTTGTAGTGATAACTTTCGAAGAAAAATCCGCGGGCATCTTCAAAGACCGTCGGTTCAATCACCAAAACACCGGGAAGGGGAGTCGTTAAAACACGCATTTTTTGTCCGTTTTCTTATCGAAAATTAAGAAGAATAGCTGCGAATTCGCGAAATACCGGAATTTCACGTTTTTAAATCCGAAATAAGAATTAGTGGATTTATGGCCAAAAATTCCGTTTTAACAATATAATCAATCCGCACAAAATTTAAAAGAAAAATTTTCGAATGGTTACGTTCGTTTTTTAATCCAGAACGGGGCCGTTGCGAACCACAAAAGCGTTCCGGCCATCATGAGCTGGGCGTGGGCATTCCAGGAAATCTTCCCGGCAAAGACAAAAAATGAAGGGATCACGGTTAGCCCCAGCCCCACATACGACAAAATAATGGTTACGGTTCTCATGC
This region includes:
- the rfbC gene encoding dTDP-4-dehydrorhamnose 3,5-epimerase, producing MRVLTTPLPGVLVIEPTVFEDARGFFFESYHYKRYAEHGISVTFVQDNHSRSVKNTLRGLHYQVNPGQGKLVRVVVGEVFDVAVDIRFGSPTFGKWFGTTLSAQNKKQMYIPVGFAHGFCVISDVAEFEYKCTDYYSPKDERGILWNDPDLAIDWPVKEPILSEKDKKNIRFKDIKKEFIFSETM